The proteins below come from a single Xenopus tropicalis strain Nigerian chromosome 9, UCB_Xtro_10.0, whole genome shotgun sequence genomic window:
- the c16orf58 gene encoding RUS1 family protein C16orf58 homolog: protein MSEGAALMSHSAPGMKTSDKLGTSQGSALICTERYGSSRTHRYLEGSNGSLVCERHPAEHGYRSLRDFFVSLLLPHGYPDSVSKDYLAYQLWDTIQAFSSSVTGSLATQSLLRGSGVGDSTATVAAATITWILRDGTGMVGRILFAWMKGSRLDCDAKRWRLFADLLNDIAIFMEIMAPVFPSCFTLTVCAAGVFKCIVGVAGGATRAAITVHQAKRDNMADVCAKDGSQETLVNLAGLLVSLFLVPLVSDSMMATYLLFFLLTILHLYANYRAVRSVIMETLNQSRLSIVLHHYLKEGKILDPEAANLREPLLPGLGSQAPINLGVPLSYLASSVPELEQLKKDNHSLYLLGWREDTGSLAVVLHERASSVDMIRACVHAEMLHRKTSSSDHHKSSSFPILSALQCVRGRGSRPCTGFEQHGRFTALEQTHNQINSMFPTFLQGLTASGWVTNRNLLDSDDWRANWDLKKQQ, encoded by the exons ATGTCAGAGGGTGCAGCTCTGATGTCACACAGTGCCCCAGGGATGAAGACGAGTGACAAACTGGGGACCTCCCAGGGTTCAGCGCTGATCTGCACAGAGCGTTACGGATCGAGCCGCACCCATAGGTACCTGGAGGGAAGTAACGGCAGCCTGGTGTGCGAGAGGCACCCTGCTGAGCATGGCTACCGCTCACTGAGAGACTTCTTCGTG TCCCTGCTTCTTCCCCATGGATATCCGGACAGTGTCAGTAAAGACTATTTGGCATATCAGCTTTGGGACACCATACAG GCATTCTCCAGCAGTGTAACCGGGTCATTGGCCACACAATCCCTTCTGCGCGGATCAGGTGTCGGGGACAGCACTGCCACGGTAGCAGCTGCAACCATCACATGGATCCTTAGAG ATGGTACAGGAATGGTGGGAAGGATTCTCTTTGCATGGATGAAAGG GAGCCGACTTGACTGTGACGCTAAAAGATGGAG gctTTTCGCTGATCTTCTGAATGATATTGCTATTTTCATGGAGATCATGGCGCCGGTTTTCCCATCATGCTTTACTTTGACtgtgtgcgcagcaggagtgttCAAG tgcattgtgggagtggCAGGAGGTGCCACAAGAGCTGCTATCACTGTCCACCAGGCCAAGCGGGACAATATGGCTGACGTGTGTGCCAAAGATGGAAGCCAG GAGACCCTGGTGAATCTAGCCGGCCTGCTGGTCAGCCTCTTTCTTGTCCCACTAGTATCGGACAGTATGAT GGCGACATATTTACTCTTCTTCCTCCTGACCATCCTTCACCTCTACGCAAATTATCGAGCCGTCCGATCTGTCATTATGGAAACTCTTAACCAATCAAGGCTCAGCATTGTGTTGCACCATTACCTGAAGGAGGGGAAGATCCTTGATCCGGAGGCAGCAAATCTCCGGGAGCCGCTTTTACCGG GTCTGGGCTCTCAGGCACCAATCAATCTTGGCGTTCCCCTGAGCTATCTGGCCTCCAG TGTCCCGGAGCTTGAGCAGTTAAAGAAAGATAACCATTCCCTTTACCTTTTGGGCTGGAGAGAGGATACAG GCAGTTTGGCTGTAGTGCTACATGAGCGAGCGTCCAGTGTGGATATGATCAGAGCCTGTGTCCATGCAGAGATGCTTCACAGGAAAACCAGCAGCTCAG atcacCACAAATCTAGCAGTTTTCCCATCCTTTCTGCGCTGCAGTGTGTAAGAGGAAGGGGCTCCCGCCCTTGCACAGGTTTTGAACAACATGGCCGCTTCACTGCTTTGGAACAGACCCACAACCAGATCAACAGCATGTTCCCCACATTTCTGCAAG GTCTGACCGCATCCGGATGGGTGACCAATCGCAATCTGTTGGACTCTGATGACTGGAGAGCAAACTGGGATCTGAAAAAGCAGCAATGA
- the LOC448069 gene encoding phosphatidylserine decarboxylase isoform X1: MRGAKQSGGIVQRSKRWLPVPRLSIKRRLGQLPPSLRLRSWQLLKPLLHAGLRPPSRVSKAVYSRAPTRLLSRVWGLINEVNLPHWLRRPLLSLYVWAFSVNMAEAEEEDLNRYQNLGELFRRSLKPTARTIDSHCVVSPCDGRVLHSGRGRGSQIEQVKGLTYSLESFLGPQDWREPTNLCLPLLQQLGVRSSSRIYHHVIYLAPGDYHRFHSPTDWNVQHRRHFPGALMSVSPHVAHWIPSLFCQNERVVLSGQWQFGFFSLTAVGATNVGSIRIYGDQDLHTNCSRHVKGKYHDYSYTDQYGPEGLSLVKGQPLGEFNFGSTIVLIFEGPLQFKFQITAGGRIHVGEALGTF, translated from the exons ATGCGTGGAGCAAAGCAGTCTGGGGGCATCGTGCAACGTTCCAAGAGATG GTTACCTGTGCCTCGACTTTCCATCAAGCGGCGCCTCGGTCAGCTTCCGCCTTCATTAAGACTGCGCTCTTGGCAGCTGCTTAAGCCACTCCTACATGCTGGGCTTCGCCCACCTAGTCGTGTTAGCAAG GCTGTGTACAGCAGAGCCCCCACGCGCCTGTTATCTCGAGTGTGGGGCCTGATTAATGAGGTCAACCTCCCTCACTGGTTGCGCCGGCCCCTGCTCTCACTCTACGTATGGGCCTTCTCTGTGAATATGGCCGAGGCCGAGGAGGAAGATTTAAACCGGTATCAGAACTTGGGGGAGCTCTTCCGACGGTCACTGAAACCCACAGCCAGAACCATTGACTCTCATTgtgtg GTCAGTCCATGTGACGGACGTGTTCTGCACAGTGGCCGAGGCCGTGGTTCTCAGATCGAGCAAGTTAAAGGTCTGACATATTCACTGGAGAGCTTCTTGGGACCCCAAGACTGGCGGGAACCAACAAATCTAT GCCTGCCACTCCTGCAGCAGTTAGGTGTAAGATCCTCCAGCCGGATCTACCACCATGTCATATACTTGGCACCGGGTGATTATCATCGCTTCCATTCCCCGACAGACTGGAATGTCCAGCATCGGAGGCACTTTCCAG GAGCACTCATGTCCGTCAGTCCTCACGTTGCCCACTGGATACCCAGTCTCTTCTGCCAGAATGAACGTGTTGTGCTTAGCGGCCAGTGGCAGTTTGGCTTCTTCTCGCTAACAGCAGTGGGAGCAACTAATGTTGGATCCATCCGTATCTATGGGGACCAG GACCTGCACACCAACTGCTCCCGCCACGTCAAAGGAAAGTACCATGACTACAGCTATACGGATCAGTATGGACCTGAAGGACTATCCCTAGTGAAGGGACAACCCTTGGGCGAGTTCAACTTTGGTTCCACCATTGTGCTTATCTTTGAAGGACCTCTTCAATTCAAGTTCCAGATCACGGCAGGGGGACGGATTCATGTTGGAGAGGCCCTGGGAACCTTTTGA
- the hyls1 gene encoding hydrolethalus syndrome protein 1, with amino-acid sequence MSRRDRQFREEPSENALPLVRNHFRPQSTEHDQSYEPLEASGQSGDSILLSEHSQDNMSVTVSEEELRHELSLLGFSYVPRQRLLEFKKDLERLMNQGGVAASPETSRLENETIEETTNTTAPPPAESNAWHHQASAWPTTTATSSTEWGNQQRSQDSYTKHTVSLGGNTLPTKKAPQITRKVLRRKSDGQTHVSDESFLYSETETEEGDSGSSIVDFRSESSGRSSASCIKSFIRPPPYSLLDQYRQRSDPVGRYQEYKQKWDALQVALERSRKELRWGIREQMMSAPPQPAPRSVPPPNTYVIPTDKKRYALRWAVRQDLVNGVMPRGSYS; translated from the coding sequence ATGTCGCGTAGAGACAGGCAGTTCAGGGAGGAGCCTTCAGAGAACGCCCTGCCATTGGTTAGAAATCACTTCAGACCACAGTCCACAGAGCATGACCAATCATATGAGCCCCTGGAAGCCTCTGGGCAATCAGGTGACAGTATTTTGCTCTCTGAGCACTCACAGGACAATATGTCTGTAACTGTCTCAGAAGAGGAGCTGCGTCATGAGCTGTCTCTGCTGGGTTTCTCCTATGTTCCCCGCCAGAGGCTTCTGGAATTCAAGAAAGATCTAGAACGTCTGATGAACCAGGGTGGTGTGGCAGCATCCCCAGAAACCTCTAGGCTGGAAAATGAGACCATTGAGGAGACAACCAACACCACTGCGCCCCCGCCTGCGGAAAGCAATGCCTGGCATCATCAGGCCTCAGCCTGGCCCACCACCACCGCAACCTCCAGCACAGAATGGGGCAATCAGCAGAGAAGCCAAGACTCCTACACTAAACACACAGTGAGCTTGGGGGGAAACACGCTGCCAACAAAGAAAGCTCCGCAAATAACACGTAAAGTACTGCGCAGAAAAAGTGACGGACAGACGCACGTAAGCGACGAGTCCTTTCTTTACAGTGAAACTGAGACCGAAgagggggattctgggagctcCATTGTGGATTTTCGCTCTGAATCTTCTGGCCGCTCTTCAGCTAGCTGTATTAAGTCCTTCATCCGCCCTCCCCCATATTCACTGCTGGATCAGTACCGGCAGCGCTCAGATCCCGTCGGTCGGTACCAAGAGTACAAACAAAAGTGGGATGCCTTACAGGTGGCACTAGAGCGGAGCAGAAAGGAGTTACGCTGGGGGATCCGGGAGCAAATGATGTCTGCACCCCCTCAGCCTGCTCCCCGCTCTGTTCCGCCACCTAACACCTATGTCATTCCCACAGACAAGAAAAGGTACGCCCTGCGCTGGGCTGTCCGACAAGACCTGGTGAATGGGGTGATGCCCCGGGGAAGCTATTCCTAG
- the pus3 gene encoding tRNA pseudouridine(38/39) synthase isoform X1: MSCPASFPSSPCPALSDSLNNRKGGVVTMSQEDEVTQLRQRVRELEDKVLRLEEQCRGEAPPQGVVQGPSHTKQKQRLQRAFDFSAHPKQHVALRLAYLGWGYQGFASQENTKNTVEETVFNALIKTRLVESRQTSNYHRCGRTDRGVSALGQVISLDLRCSGEGKPEIRYVHILNRVLPPDIRVLSWAAVPPSFSARFSCRSRTYRYLFPCAQLDVEAMDKAARLLEGTHDFRNLCKMDVANGVMNFIRTVLSARVEPVPEIPGDMGPFQLYRLQITGLAFLYHQVRCIMGVLFLVGQGKEKPEVITELLDVAKNPRKPQYNMAVEFPLVLYNCHFDDVQWVSEKEAQSLTVSHLQRLWTQEAVKTQILFMAIGGLDYIPISLETGQDLVPWNLCKPTVCDLSGGLVEGVSARSYTPLMKRHLCQGLEERVQHYVKRGRITLPSDRDRLEDKTPTEKGEKEVADNQVQNNGQLPHSNTQSKGGVKLDQSRDYNKEGAFSQTLERGETVSESENCDPTTQEKPAKRQCLGTGN, translated from the exons ATGAGTTGCCCTGCCTCCTTTCCCAGCTCCCCTTGCCCTGCACTTAGTGATTCTCTTAATAACCGTAAAG GTGGCGTTGTCACGATGTCACAGGAAGATGAAGTGACGCAGCTGCGACAGAGGGTACGAGAGCTGGAGGATAAAGTGCTTCGGCTTGAGGAACAGTGCAGAGGAGAGGCCCCACCTCAGGGGGTTGTGCAAGGGCCAAGCCACACAAAACAGAAACAGCGACTGCAGCGTGCCTTTGATTTCTCTGCACACCCAAAGCAGCATGTGGCCCTGCGATTGGCCTACTTGGGCTGGGGTTACCAGGGATTCGCTAGCCAAGAAAACACAAAGAATACAGTGGAGGAGACTGTGTTTAATGCGCTCATCAAGACACGTTTGGTGGAAAGCAGGCAGACTTCCAACTATCATCGCTGCGGCAGAACGGACCGAGGAGTCAGTGCACTGGGACAG GTGATCTCTCTTGATCTGCGATGCAGTGGCGAAGGCAAACCTGAGATACGGTATGTCCACATCCTGAATCGTGTGCTTCCACCAGATATCCGCGTGTTAAGCTGGGCCGCAGTGCCACCGTCATTTAGCGCTCGCTTCAGCTGCCGCTCCCGCACTTATCGATACTTGTTTCCTTGTGCGCAACTCGACGTGGAAGCCATGGACAAAGCTGCTCGGTTGCTGGAGGGAACCCATGATTTCCGAAACTTGTGCAAGATGGATGTCGCCAATGGAGTCATGAACTTTATTCGTACTGTTCTTAGTGCCAGAGTAGAGCCTGTCCCTGAGATTCCAGGGGACATGGGGCCATTTCAGCTCTACCGTTTGCAGATCACAGGACTTGCCTTTCTCTACCATCAAGTCAGGTGCATCATGGGAGTCTTGTTTCTTGTCGGCCAAGGGAAAGAGAAACCTGAAGTGATCACAGAACTGCTGGATGTGGCAAAGAACCCGCGCAAACCCCAATACAA TATGGCGGTGGAGTTTCCATTGGTGCTGTACAACTGCCACTTTGATGATGTGCAGTGGGTATCAGAGAAGGAAGCTCAGAGTCTGACTGTATCTCACCTACAACGACTGTGGACACAAGAAGCGGTGAAGACTCAAATACTGTTTATGGCCATCGGTGGCCTGGACTACATACCCATCTCCTTGGAAACAG GTCAGGATCTTGTTCCATGGAACCTATGTAAGCCTACAGTTTGTGATCTTAGTGGCGGCCTGGTCGAAGGAGTAAGCGCTCGCTCTTATACCCCTCTTATGAAGAGACATCTCTGCCAAGGTCTGGAAGAGCGAGTGCAGCATTACGTGAAGCGCGGAAGAATTACATTGCCCTCCGACAGAGACAGGCTGGAGGACAAGACACCCACCGAGAAGGGAGAAAAAGAGGTTGCTGATAATCAAGTACAAAACAATGGACAATTGCCACATAGTAACACTCAGAGTAAAGGGGGAGTTAAACTGGATCAGAGCCGTGATTATAACAAGGAAGGTGCATTCAGCCAAACTTTGGAAAGGGGAGAAACAGTATCAGAGAGTGAAAATTGTGATCCAACAACACAGGAGAAGCCAGCAAAGAGGCAGTGTCTCGGTACTGGGAACTGA
- the pus3 gene encoding tRNA pseudouridine(38/39) synthase isoform X2, with translation MSQEDEVTQLRQRVRELEDKVLRLEEQCRGEAPPQGVVQGPSHTKQKQRLQRAFDFSAHPKQHVALRLAYLGWGYQGFASQENTKNTVEETVFNALIKTRLVESRQTSNYHRCGRTDRGVSALGQVISLDLRCSGEGKPEIRYVHILNRVLPPDIRVLSWAAVPPSFSARFSCRSRTYRYLFPCAQLDVEAMDKAARLLEGTHDFRNLCKMDVANGVMNFIRTVLSARVEPVPEIPGDMGPFQLYRLQITGLAFLYHQVRCIMGVLFLVGQGKEKPEVITELLDVAKNPRKPQYNMAVEFPLVLYNCHFDDVQWVSEKEAQSLTVSHLQRLWTQEAVKTQILFMAIGGLDYIPISLETGQDLVPWNLCKPTVCDLSGGLVEGVSARSYTPLMKRHLCQGLEERVQHYVKRGRITLPSDRDRLEDKTPTEKGEKEVADNQVQNNGQLPHSNTQSKGGVKLDQSRDYNKEGAFSQTLERGETVSESENCDPTTQEKPAKRQCLGTGN, from the exons ATGTCACAGGAAGATGAAGTGACGCAGCTGCGACAGAGGGTACGAGAGCTGGAGGATAAAGTGCTTCGGCTTGAGGAACAGTGCAGAGGAGAGGCCCCACCTCAGGGGGTTGTGCAAGGGCCAAGCCACACAAAACAGAAACAGCGACTGCAGCGTGCCTTTGATTTCTCTGCACACCCAAAGCAGCATGTGGCCCTGCGATTGGCCTACTTGGGCTGGGGTTACCAGGGATTCGCTAGCCAAGAAAACACAAAGAATACAGTGGAGGAGACTGTGTTTAATGCGCTCATCAAGACACGTTTGGTGGAAAGCAGGCAGACTTCCAACTATCATCGCTGCGGCAGAACGGACCGAGGAGTCAGTGCACTGGGACAG GTGATCTCTCTTGATCTGCGATGCAGTGGCGAAGGCAAACCTGAGATACGGTATGTCCACATCCTGAATCGTGTGCTTCCACCAGATATCCGCGTGTTAAGCTGGGCCGCAGTGCCACCGTCATTTAGCGCTCGCTTCAGCTGCCGCTCCCGCACTTATCGATACTTGTTTCCTTGTGCGCAACTCGACGTGGAAGCCATGGACAAAGCTGCTCGGTTGCTGGAGGGAACCCATGATTTCCGAAACTTGTGCAAGATGGATGTCGCCAATGGAGTCATGAACTTTATTCGTACTGTTCTTAGTGCCAGAGTAGAGCCTGTCCCTGAGATTCCAGGGGACATGGGGCCATTTCAGCTCTACCGTTTGCAGATCACAGGACTTGCCTTTCTCTACCATCAAGTCAGGTGCATCATGGGAGTCTTGTTTCTTGTCGGCCAAGGGAAAGAGAAACCTGAAGTGATCACAGAACTGCTGGATGTGGCAAAGAACCCGCGCAAACCCCAATACAA TATGGCGGTGGAGTTTCCATTGGTGCTGTACAACTGCCACTTTGATGATGTGCAGTGGGTATCAGAGAAGGAAGCTCAGAGTCTGACTGTATCTCACCTACAACGACTGTGGACACAAGAAGCGGTGAAGACTCAAATACTGTTTATGGCCATCGGTGGCCTGGACTACATACCCATCTCCTTGGAAACAG GTCAGGATCTTGTTCCATGGAACCTATGTAAGCCTACAGTTTGTGATCTTAGTGGCGGCCTGGTCGAAGGAGTAAGCGCTCGCTCTTATACCCCTCTTATGAAGAGACATCTCTGCCAAGGTCTGGAAGAGCGAGTGCAGCATTACGTGAAGCGCGGAAGAATTACATTGCCCTCCGACAGAGACAGGCTGGAGGACAAGACACCCACCGAGAAGGGAGAAAAAGAGGTTGCTGATAATCAAGTACAAAACAATGGACAATTGCCACATAGTAACACTCAGAGTAAAGGGGGAGTTAAACTGGATCAGAGCCGTGATTATAACAAGGAAGGTGCATTCAGCCAAACTTTGGAAAGGGGAGAAACAGTATCAGAGAGTGAAAATTGTGATCCAACAACACAGGAGAAGCCAGCAAAGAGGCAGTGTCTCGGTACTGGGAACTGA